In Emys orbicularis isolate rEmyOrb1 chromosome 16, rEmyOrb1.hap1, whole genome shotgun sequence, a genomic segment contains:
- the FZD10 gene encoding frizzled-10, which yields MGPARRNFMQTLWLFLRLVCFCTGISSIDIDRPGDGRCQPIEIPMCKDIGYNMTRMPNLMGHENQREAAIQLHEFAPLVEYGCHSHLKFFLCSLYAPMCTEQVSTPIPACRVMCEQARLKCSPIMEQFNFKWPDSLDCSKLPNKNDPNYLCMEAPNNGSDEPPRGSSMLPPMFRPQRPSNGHDLQQHKDSFSRATCENPGKFHHVEKSASCAPLCTPGVDVYWSKDDKQFAVIWIAVWSILCFFSSAFTVLTFLIDPQRFKYPERPIIFLSMCYCVYSVGYIIRLFSGAESIACDRDSGQLYVIQEGLESTGCTIVFLVLYYFGMASSLWWVILTLTWFLAAGKKWGHEAIEANSSYFHLAAWAIPAVKTIMILVMRRVAGDELTGLCYVGSMDVNALTGFVLIPLACYLIIGTSFILSGFVALFHIRRVMKTGGENTDKLEKLMVRIGVFSVLYTVPATCVIACYFYERLNMDYWKIVAMQYKCKMNNQTKHLDCMMNNSIPAVEIFMVKIFMLLVVGITSGMWIWTSKTLQSWQNVCSQRLKKRSRRKPASVVTNSGIYKKTQHPQKTHHAKYESALQPPTCV from the coding sequence ATGGGGCCCGCGAGGAGGAACTTCATGCAAACTCTCTGGCTGTTCTTGCGTCTGGTTTGCTTTTGCACTGGGATAAGCTCCATAGACATTGACCGCCCGGGCGATGGGAGATGCCAGCCCATAGAAATCCCCATGTGCAAGGATATAGGCTACAACATGACTAGGATGCCTAACCTGATGGGACATGAGAACCAAAGGGAAGCGGCCATTCAGCTGCATGAGTTTGCCCCCTTGGTGGAGTATGGCTGTCACAGCCACTTGAAATTCTTCCTCTGCTCTCTCTATGCCCCTATGTGCACAGAGCAGGTCTCCACGCCAATCCCAGCCTGTAGGGTTATGTGTGAGCAGGCCAGGCTGAAATGCTCTCCCATCATGGAACAATTCAATTTCAAGTGGCCAGACTCCTTAGACTGCAGCAAATTGCCCAACAAGAATGACCCCAATTACCTATGCATGGAAGCCCCTAACAACGGATCAGATGAGCCacccagaggctccagcatgtTGCCACCCATGTTCAGGCCACAGCGGCCAAGCAATGGTCATGATTTGCAGCAGCACAAGGACAGCTTCAGTAGAGCCACCTGTGAAAATCCCGGCAAGTTCCACCATGTGGAAAAGAGTGCTTCCTGTGCCCCACTCTGCACACCCGGGGTTGATGTTTACTGGAGCAAGGATGACAAACAGTTTGCTGTCATCTGGATTGCCGTCTGGTCCATCCTGTGCTTCTTTTCCAGTGCTTTCACCGTACTCACTTTTCTGATAGATCCCCAGCGCTTCAAGTACCCTGAGAGGCCCATCATCTTCCTGTCTATGTGCTATTGTGTCTATTCAGTGGGATACATTATTCGCCTCTTTTCAGGTGCTGAGAGCATAGCCTGTGACAGAGACAGTGGTCAACTTTACGTTATCCAGGAGGGGCTGGAAAGCACTGGATGCACCATTGTGTTCCTGGTCCTATATTATTTTGGTATGGCAAGCTCATTGTGGTGGGTAATTTTGACTTTAACTTGGTTTCTGGCTGCTGGGAAGAAATGGGGGCACGAAGCAATTGAAGCAAACAGCAGCTACTTTCATTTGGCAGCATGGGCCATTCCAGCTGTGAAGACCATAATGATCTTAGTTATGAGACGGGTAGCTGGAGATGAACTGACAGGATTGTGCTATGTTGGCAGCATGGATGtgaatgccttgactgggttTGTACTCATTCCTTTAGCTTGTTATCTAATCATAGGCACTTCTTTTATTCTGTCTGGTTTTGTGGCCCTCTTCCATATCAGGAGGGTGATGAAAACAGGTGGAGAAAACACAGACAAGTTGGAGAAACTTATGGTCAGGATTGGTGTCTTCTCAGTCTTATATACAGTGCCTGCTACATGTGTAATAGCTTGCTACTTTTATGAAAGACTTAACATGGATTACTGGAAAATTGTGGCAATGCAATATAAATGCAAGATGAACAATCAGACTAAACATTTGGACTGCATGATGAATAACTCCATTCCTGCAGTAGAAATTTTCATGGTGAAAATTTTTATGTTGTTGGTTGTGGGCATTACTAGTGGTATGTGGATCTGGACTTCCAAGACTCTTCAATCCTGGCAAAATGTTTGCAGTCAGAGATTAAAGAAGAGAAGTAGGAGAAAACCTGCAAGTGTTGTTACAAACAGTGGAATCTACAAAAAAACTCAACATCCACAGAAAACTCACCATGCAAAATATGAATCAGCATTACAGCCACCCACTTGTGTATGA